Proteins from a genomic interval of Syngnathus typhle isolate RoL2023-S1 ecotype Sweden linkage group LG15, RoL_Styp_1.0, whole genome shotgun sequence:
- the LOC133167680 gene encoding proline-rich protein 7, protein MVMSRGTSTFLACFAGFWLVWALVVMLCCFCSVLQRRLKQRDEARLRERRLRTVETETPGCPAVPLSVPLPQSPLAPIPPVPSPPRQPIPRDPPAFSPPPVPLQVSHPLPEANWVSLPEADLLENPPCYEEAVLMEDPPPPYAEVLVEPRGGGGYSKLAPLRPAPSSLRDHQDPSAETRKTPPQRSARSCVFPERGYSSLIRLPSSQRWDTLGHLLANVDLKPFNPYGPVPPGVATATMPRREPRTGGDGRRGRGLQVGFSGGIGGHGTRGLEHSCGLPAAFPLLGRSTAV, encoded by the exons ATGGTGATGTCCCGGGGCACGTCCACCTTCCTGGCCTGTTTCGCCGGCTTCTGGTTGGTGTGGGCCTTGGTGGTCATGCTGTGCTGTTTCTGCAGCGTCCTGCAGCGTCGCCTCAAGCAGCGTGACGAGGCTCGCCTGAGGGAGCGCCGCCTCCGGACGGTGGAGACGGAGACGCCGGGATGTCCCGCCGTCCCGCTCTCGGTACCTCTTCCGCAGTCGCCCCTGGCACCGATACCGCCGGTGCCGTCGCCGCCCCGGCAACCGATACCGCGGGACCCGCCGGCTTTCTCGCCGCCACCTGTTCCGCTTCAGGTCTCTCACCCCTTGCCGGAAGCAAACTGGGTTAGCTTGCCGG AAGCAGATCTGCTGGAGAACCCGCCCTGTTACGAGGAGGCGGTGCTGATGGAGGACCCTCCGCCGCCATACGCCGAAGTCCTGGTAGAACCACGAGGGGGCGGCGGCTACTCCAAACTCGCACCGCTTCGGCCCGCGCCCTCCTCTCTCCGGGACCACCAGGACCCGAGCGCAGAGACACGCAAGACCCCTCCGCAGAGGTCGGCGAGGTCTTGCGTGTTCCCCGAACGGGGTTACTCCTCCCTCATCCGTTTGCCTTCATCACAACGCTGGGACACTCTGGGCCACCTCCTCGCCAACGTGGACCTGAAGCCGTTCAACCCGTACGGCCCGGTGCCACCGGGCGTCGCCACGGCAACTATGCCCCGTCGCGAGCCCAGGACTGGAGGCGATGGAAGGCGAGGGCGGGGACTACAGGTCGGGTTCTCTGGGGGGATCGGGGGCCATGGGACACGAGGACTGGAGCACAGTTGCGGTCTCCCAGCAGCGTTCCCCCTATTGGGGCGCAGCACCGCCGTCTAG